The DNA sequence aagccagaactgaaaaaaaaaaataaatagcggCAATCACCTAGGATAAACCTCTGCCTCTTGGCCTACTCCATGTTACAATAGTCCCAAAGTAGGATAAAATTAAGCCCATTTAAAGTTCTTCTCAAAAGGataaatttgttttaaagatTACTGTGATCCCCAAATAGAAAGAGATATAAGGCAAAACTAAATAAGGGACTGCGTGAATTATAAAAAAAGTTGTGAAAgggttttaaaaagaaatagaatttgTAAATGATTTTGTATGTGATTGAGTCGACAAATTatttatggatttttaaaaatatttattacttattgatggacctttatgtatttgtttatatgtggtgctgagaatcacacatgctaggcaagcgctctaccactgagccacaaccccagcccttatgggTTGTTTTTTTAGAGGCTAAAACAGATACCCAAGATACATTAGTGTTATAAAAATTGTTTCTTGGTTTAAAGTGCACATTATAGAAACTGAATATATTTTTGCCCTGGTTAAttccattttatattttccttgtAAAACGTTTTAAATGTTGTCTGTTAGTGTTTCACAAgagttcaatttctttcttttggttgtagatggacacaatgctttttatttatttttatgtggtgctgaggaccaaactccGTGTCTCATACATACTACgcaagtactcaaccactgagccacaaccccagcccccaaagttTGATTTCTAACAGAATAACCCCAGTTAAACCATCACCTATAGGACAGGATATGATGCTGATTACCATTACCAATACTGACCCCAATTaaatgaaagggacacattaaaattaTAACCCACTACTCTTACTGCAAAACTGGTGGAACTGGCTGGCCGTGTGTTCAACAACCAAGATTTGGAGACCCACATCAAGGAAAATAAAAGGGCTAAGAAAAAATAGCCAATATTTTGGCCTTTACCCTTCAGGGTCATCCAGGACCCAGGGAATGATGGGACCCCTCTAAGGGCCCTGCAGCTCTGGTGAGTTATGAGTTCTTTTGATAAGGAAATTATGAGGACCCTAGAGAACTGGAAGCCAACCAATACACATTTTGCAAAGAGAAGGGTCATTGGAGAAGCCACTGTAGTTTGCAAGACCCTGACCCATCCTGACAGATGATACAACTGGTAAAGAAAAAGACTAAAGGATCCAGAGGCTTCTCTTAAGTTCCTAAAAGTAACCCCTGAAGAGTCTCTCAGCCAACCTTAATAGTAGGAGGGAAAGAGGTTAAGGTTTGGCCAACATAGGGGTTATTTACAAGGTCTTTAACACTCAACAGGGAAAGACTAATGTACTAATATGAAAGTGGAAGAAAAGTCACAAAGAATAGTCATGCATGGACAATTAAAAGGGAAATAACTTTTAAATCTAACTTGAGATGTGCACTTTTGACAGTCATGGAGAAAGGGTTCTTAAACAAGATTGCCTAACACTAAAGCCCTCTATCAGGCATATTAGCTTAGACAAGGGCCTTCTATTAggtagaaggaagaaaataactttttttaagtCATCTTTACTGATTTACAAAGAGAATCCCCTACATGATTTAGTTGGGTATCTTCAGACTTTGACTCCCCTTTGTATTCTGctttataatttattataataattCTACTTCTAAGCTTAAATATTTAACTCTTTTCACTTATATGCTTCAGTGACTGTTTAAAAGTTTTCACTGGGCCAAGAAACGTGCAAAGTCAGATTGGCTGATGTACTAGTTCCCTCAAGATTGAGGAATGGACATTTGCCTGCAAATATCCAGTGGGCTGCTAAAAACAGGAGTCAAGACTTGGCATCTCTGCCTCCATTTTGCATCCATCCAATCCTAAGATAACGATGGACAGACCACACCTGATCAAGAGCACCTGCTCTGGCAACTGTGAAACCTTCCAGCCATGCAAATCCCCAAGCCTTGCCCTTACAGCACCCCCcaccttttttgtgtgtgtaggaggtggactggggattgaactcaggggcacttgaccactgagccacatctccaggtctatcttgtattttatttagagacagggtctcactgagttacttagcaccttgattttgctgaggctggttttgaactcgtgattctcttgccttagctttccaagctgctgggattacaaatgtgcaccaccacacctggcttatccCCTTTTCTATAAAATCTCAAAGTCATTGACACCCTCTCAAGGACAGGGCCAAGGATATGAGTCCCCTTGGCTTCCCGGTGCAGCCACACTGACTCAAGTTCCTTTCATGCTTTTGGCCATtacctttttttggtggggagggggGTGAGCATCCAGACCTGATTTGCTGGATTCCTAGAGTCAGGCCTTTGGTGACAATCACTAAATTTCATGGTAAGTTTCCAGCCCTTGGAGGGCTATAAGTTTTCATGATATAAAATATGGTCAGATGATTTCTAAAATTTGAATTTGACACCCATAACAGTAAAGCATAAGAtttataagtattttatttttgagaaattttgaGAAATGACCAAAAGTGCAGCACATCAAAAAACTGGGACTACTTTTAACAATCTGAAAACTTTAAATTCTAGATTTACAGGTTTTGAAACTAACTTCTAAACAAAATAGGATAAAAGTAACACAGATGCATACTACACTGCCAAAGCAGCCCACACATGCCAAGACATCTTCAGAGCAAGTCCCTTTGTAATTATTCCTTGATGAGTCTTAAGGTCATTTTTCACCTGCCACCAACAGCCATCTTTAAAAACAACAAAGGACCTACTGGGAAGATGGCTCTTAGGCATCTGCCCTGCCGGCTCACCTGTCCTCGCACACCCCAGTCCCAGAGCAGTGCGGGCTCAGCTGGCGTGGGCCGGCCCCTCCCGCTCAGCCTCACCGCCTGCTGGGCCGCGGGTCACACTTGTCCCGGGTGCCCCGCTTTCTTGGGGGGGAGTACCCCACCGAGCCTCGAGTGTGCAAGCTGTGCTTGTAGGGATGGCTTCTGTGCTTCTTCGGGTTTGCTTCTTTCTGGTCCTGGCTTTTCGCAGGTTCCTTATTGCCTTCTTTTTGTTCATGCTCTTGCTCTTTATGGGAAGGCAATGTGTTCTTGATTGTGTTGATTAAGAATCTTTTATTTGTGCCAGCAAGAGGACACTTCAtcctggggggtggggtggggaggaggatGAGAAAAGGGAAACCATCATAAATAAGAACTGACTTCCAAGCTGAACCCACTATCATGATTAGTACCAAAGAACTGTGCTTTACAGAATCAAGTTCCTGAGTTTGTTCAGCTTTCCTTGCATGCCACCTAGTGTAAACTCCGAGTACAGGGGAAAGTCAAGACTTAGAATTCCTGAGGCAATCTGACTGGACAGGGTGCACCCTCTCGACCTTTTGTCCTGGAACTAAATTTCTTATGGAATTTTATGTACAGGTGTTAACAACAATGCAAATTAGTAGAatcatttaatattttctccATAAAAATGCCTGATTTGATTATAGTCTCTTCCCAGttaaatttattgttttttattatcaaagaatgaaaatgaaaaccaagTACATTCTGGTATGTCTTAAATACAGGAGTCAAATGACctctagaaagaaaagaaaatgcacagGGCCCACAACTATGCAATAATCTCTCAAAAAGTTTCTGCATGGAAGTAGCTTCATGATTCAAGTTTACCTGGGAAAGAGACTGTAAATAATTAAATTGCTAATTTATATGTTTAGATATTTACTACAGTACTTATTTCGTATTGTTTTCAGGTGTAATTATACATTCATTTGGAAAAGAAAAccccaaataaatgaaaacctgCATATTTCTCTTGGCTGTGACCAGTCTGCCATATGATGGGCTATTTTAGGATAATGCTGGTCCCTAAAAATCATGTTATTCAGGGTGACTGGTATTAAACAAAAATGAATAATATCCATCTTTCTATAAAACTTTAATTCACACAACACAGATGGTCTCTGACTTACTCTGGTttcagttctttttaaaattttattatttttatttacagcggaatgcattgtaattcttattccacatatagagcacattttttttcatatctctggttgtgtacaaagtatattcacaccaatttgtatcttcatacgtgtactttggataatgatgaccatcacattccaccatcatttataaccctctgcccactcccttcccctccaacctctctgccctatctagagtttgtctattcctcccatgctcccactccctacctactatgagtcagcctccttatatcagagaaaacattcggcatttggttttttgggattggctaacttcacttgcattatattctccaactccatccatttacctgcaaatgccatgattttattctcttttattgctgagtaatattccattgtgtatgcatgccacatatttttttatccagtcatctattgaagggcatctaggctggttccacagtttagctattgtgaattgaataaCCCAATCggtaaatgagccaaggacctgaacagatacttttcagaagatgatatacaatcaatcaacaaatacatgaaaaaatgttcatcacctctagcaattagagaaatgcaaatccaattctcactccagtcagaatggcagatattatgaatacaaacaacaataagtgttggcaaggatgtgggggaaaatatgcaatgctggtggggctgcaaattggtgcagccaatctggaaagcagtatggagatttcttagaaaactggtaatggaaccatcatttgactcagctatccctctcctccgtctatacttaaaggacttaaaaacagcatattgtagggacacagccacatcaatatttatagcagcacaattcacaatagttaaactctgGTTTCAATTCTAATTTTTCAACTTCAAGAGGTTCAAAGGCACCAGGTGTGGTAACATACACTTATaaaccagcagcttgggaggctgaggcaggaggatggcaagttaaaaaccagcctcagcaacttagcaaggccctaagcaacttagtgagaccctgtctcaaaataaaaaataaaaaaaggctggagaagtggcttagtggttaaagaGCCCtttgattcaatccctagtattaaaaaaaaaaaagtacaaaagcaATACTTAGTTGAAACTACACTTAAAATTCTGATTCAAAATTCTTTATAATAACTTTATTATAGAATAAGTTTTATATAATTGTAGGCCAATGAAAGTGTTCTGAGCACATTTAAGGTAGGCTAGGCTAATCTATGATTTTCTGTAGGCTaagtgtattaaatgcatttttgatttatgacattttcttttttttgtattttcaacttgtgatttctttctttctttctttgtggtgctacagattaaactcaggggtgctctacaactgagctacatctcttggcctttttaaaattctaagataggtctcattaaattgctcagGCCAGtcttaaacttgtaatcctcctgccttagcctccttagtcactaggattatgagtgtgtgccaccatgctcagttATGATGGGTTTTATGAGGTTGTATCCCTATTGTAAGTCAACAAACAGTTGTATGTAAAAAATCAGTCCAATAGTACTCCATTACAGTAACTGTGTAGTATAGTATTGCAGAAATGAAAGATAGGCTGTTATTAGCCTGGCCTCAGAGGTCAGATCACCTCAGGCAACCAGAATAACATTGAATCTGGAAGTAAAAGGAAGAAggcagaaaaaatagaaaataaaatactccATGCTGCAAATAAGTAGCTCTTCAGCCTAGAAGGACAGAGAAAACACTTGAGAAAAGCAAAAGTTATTCTCTCTGAGATATGCCTGAGCAATGCTCAGGCTAGGAAGTGACTAGTGAATGAAgtaaaataaggaaggaaaaacaCTCGAGAAAAAAGGAAGCTGGAGGAGTATAGTAGAAGCAATGGCAACATTTAGAGGTGGTGACAGTATTTAAGTTTAGGAGTCTCAGAATGAGAAGAGGAGCAAAGAAGAAAGGCAGGAACAAGGGCAAAGAAACACAGTTctgcaaaaatctggagagtataaaaCTACTGGAACTCCCTGCCCTATTGGGGTGAACTTCCAGAAAAAGTGCACCATCATTACACTCCCCTAATAGTTCCAAGATAAAGCCCATTGATGCATCCTAGGGACACATCAGCACTGGAACACTGCTGAGCATGGGGAGGGCAGGTGATAAGAGGGTGGGATGAGTTCTTCCTGGCCTTGTGGAATGTCACTGAATCTAGGCACTGCTTTGCTGAAGAAACTTAAGCCACTGCAGTTACAAATTCAGCAATGACTCAGAATTCTGAGTACCATGCACCAGCATGTTCCTAAACGGTGTGCCACTGACAACCTAAAGAAAAAACCACCCTTTGAACACATGTGGAAAGTATTCTGGATGGGTGGTCTGCTGCTTACCATAGGAGCAGAATCATTTTTGTGAAAAAATCAACCACATCTATCTCTTGGATATGTAAGCCTAGAAATAGTTAGAAAATTGACCCACTACAGAAGAATTCTGGGTTAATTTCTGGAGTGGACCATCTCAGTACTGGTAAAGCTCATCAATTATTCTCTAGATTTAAAAAATGAGGAAAGGTGAACTATTT is a window from the Callospermophilus lateralis isolate mCalLat2 chromosome 12, mCalLat2.hap1, whole genome shotgun sequence genome containing:
- the LOC143411635 gene encoding protein POLR1D — protein: MGPMGWMKCPLAGTNKRFLINTIKNTLPSHKEQEHEQKEGNKEPAKSQDQKEANPKKHRSHPYKHSLHTRGSVGYSPPRKRGTRDKCDPRPSRR